A section of the Acidobacterium capsulatum ATCC 51196 genome encodes:
- a CDS encoding TonB-dependent receptor gives MWKHIRAGLAVAALMSGAVAFAQSTNSGDITGTVTDTTGAVIPGVTVTVKDVDKDVTHTFMTNGAGVYDTNSIVADHYLVTFTKTGFHTYVRGPITVLVGTTQLNATLNVGSSAQKVVVTTNVPLLDTADGASSDTLEAKTMQKLPQTGQPPDWQAFIWLQPGAAGAPESSSTANAPGAGQVSVNGNLPFETVLQDGATTTLPMSQNSDVTIFETTSEVKVSATAFSAQYGVGNVIYNQITKGGGSRFHGVGYEYFQNNALNAYAYEFGAQNVKQPPLHYNNFGFSVSGPIVPHKVFFYFDYDKTINKGGSVNFTTVPTDAVRNGDFTAAGLPTLYDPTTQVVMTSGNCTYTGSQYKNGVLTIPAPCVQRKSFISEYGSNKIPAQMIDPVAQAIEKYYPEPNQPGNVSSGVPQNNYAYVSPSNNPFTKYFGRLDWDISPKNRLTISETDGDNPQIGFSPVCPINCGSEDVSRDNAQISDVWTVNDHLINEARFGFTDQLNFFIPDTYAKGYPGKLGLTQAVADTFPNVSTSPYYGLGSATNAVYKEFVFDPSDVVTMIIGRHVLHFGGEFLIERADSTAWGNIDAGDLGFNGYYTAEGGQGTQSENGAAYADFLLGQEHSWGASNKPEYGARQKLPQLFIQDDWKVRPNLTLNLGLRWQGNTGWSEVKGNETVFDPNVINPANNQPGAMWYGFSKANGRNQLIAPKYNTFLPRFGFSWQPEENTVVRGGFGVYASTWSEDTYGRGMGDAFGQSGGYSDNTSGICPVVQLNANGQSPDTTDPGCGVMANGMSYNDKSILSTYLSSPTTADARNGQGVSYNMYHTPVPLNYQWQLQLQRQIGQNYAASLAYVGNHGENLPFPVDINQVPESKLGPNDYPNGQPYPLYQQITGSTNNAVSNYNALQAELRKRMTDGFEFDVNYTWSHFLDDQDSSGWGSRGGYQNYQNAFDPSANYSNSNFDIRNMFKGQAIYQLPFGRGRAFLNKSALLDEVVGGWQTSFTFVVQSGNPISLTTGKNNSSYNQSGDYTQFPNLVGNYRLQGSTKSRLKEWYNLNAFAVPANGTYGNFRRNIITGPGLSELNASLGKTFDLWPSRNVKFELRCDATNVLNHASFGQPGNNAIGKDQSAQITGTTIGGRQVELYGRISF, from the coding sequence ATGTGGAAACATATCCGCGCAGGCCTGGCGGTCGCCGCACTCATGAGTGGCGCTGTCGCTTTTGCGCAAAGCACAAACTCCGGTGACATCACGGGCACGGTCACCGACACGACCGGAGCAGTGATTCCCGGCGTGACCGTGACCGTCAAAGACGTTGACAAGGACGTTACGCATACCTTCATGACCAATGGAGCGGGTGTTTACGACACCAACTCCATTGTGGCGGACCACTACCTGGTGACCTTCACGAAGACAGGTTTCCATACGTATGTGCGCGGCCCCATCACCGTTCTGGTAGGAACCACCCAGCTCAATGCCACTCTGAATGTGGGCAGCTCGGCGCAGAAGGTGGTGGTGACCACGAATGTTCCGCTGCTGGATACGGCGGATGGCGCTTCGAGCGACACGCTCGAAGCGAAGACGATGCAGAAGCTGCCGCAGACAGGCCAGCCGCCGGACTGGCAGGCCTTCATCTGGCTGCAGCCGGGCGCCGCGGGTGCACCGGAGAGTTCGAGCACTGCGAACGCGCCGGGCGCGGGACAGGTCTCAGTGAACGGCAATCTGCCGTTTGAGACCGTGCTGCAGGATGGCGCGACGACGACGCTGCCGATGAGCCAGAACTCCGACGTGACGATCTTTGAGACGACCTCGGAAGTGAAGGTGAGCGCGACGGCATTTTCAGCGCAGTATGGCGTCGGCAACGTGATCTACAACCAGATCACCAAGGGCGGCGGCAGCCGGTTCCACGGCGTGGGCTATGAGTATTTCCAGAACAATGCCCTGAATGCCTACGCGTACGAATTTGGGGCGCAGAATGTGAAGCAGCCGCCGTTGCACTACAACAATTTCGGCTTCTCCGTGAGTGGTCCGATTGTGCCTCACAAGGTCTTCTTCTATTTTGATTACGACAAGACCATCAACAAGGGCGGCAGCGTCAACTTCACGACGGTGCCGACGGACGCGGTGCGGAACGGCGACTTTACCGCCGCTGGTCTGCCGACGCTCTATGACCCGACCACCCAGGTGGTGATGACCTCAGGCAACTGCACCTACACGGGTTCGCAGTATAAGAACGGGGTGCTTACGATTCCGGCGCCGTGCGTGCAGCGCAAGTCCTTCATCTCGGAATACGGCAGCAACAAGATTCCGGCGCAGATGATCGATCCCGTGGCGCAGGCGATTGAGAAGTACTATCCGGAGCCGAACCAGCCGGGCAACGTCAGCTCGGGTGTTCCGCAGAACAACTATGCGTATGTCTCGCCCTCGAACAACCCGTTCACCAAGTACTTCGGGCGGTTGGACTGGGACATTTCGCCGAAGAATCGTCTGACCATCTCTGAGACAGACGGCGACAATCCGCAGATCGGCTTCAGCCCGGTCTGCCCGATCAATTGCGGCAGCGAAGATGTGAGCCGTGACAACGCGCAGATCTCCGATGTGTGGACTGTCAACGATCACCTGATCAACGAAGCGCGCTTCGGTTTTACGGATCAGCTCAACTTCTTCATCCCTGATACCTATGCGAAGGGCTATCCCGGCAAGCTGGGCCTCACCCAGGCGGTTGCGGATACCTTCCCGAACGTCAGCACCAGCCCTTACTACGGGCTGGGCAGCGCCACTAATGCCGTCTACAAGGAATTTGTCTTTGATCCTTCTGACGTTGTGACGATGATCATTGGCCGTCACGTGCTGCACTTTGGCGGTGAGTTCCTGATTGAACGCGCGGACTCGACGGCATGGGGCAACATCGATGCGGGCGACCTTGGCTTCAACGGCTACTACACGGCCGAGGGCGGCCAGGGGACGCAGAGCGAGAACGGCGCGGCGTATGCGGACTTCCTGCTTGGTCAAGAGCACTCCTGGGGCGCAAGCAATAAGCCTGAATACGGTGCGCGGCAAAAGCTGCCTCAGTTGTTCATTCAGGATGACTGGAAGGTTCGCCCGAATCTGACGCTGAACCTGGGCCTGCGCTGGCAGGGCAACACCGGCTGGTCTGAGGTCAAGGGCAATGAAACGGTCTTCGATCCGAATGTCATCAACCCGGCGAATAATCAGCCCGGCGCGATGTGGTACGGCTTCAGCAAGGCCAACGGCCGCAATCAGTTGATTGCGCCGAAGTACAACACCTTCCTGCCCCGCTTTGGCTTCAGCTGGCAGCCGGAAGAAAACACCGTGGTACGCGGCGGCTTCGGCGTCTACGCCTCCACCTGGAGCGAAGATACCTATGGCAGGGGCATGGGTGACGCCTTTGGGCAATCGGGCGGCTACAGCGATAACACGTCGGGCATCTGCCCGGTGGTGCAGCTCAATGCCAACGGCCAGTCGCCGGATACGACCGATCCTGGTTGCGGCGTCATGGCGAACGGCATGAGCTACAACGACAAGAGCATTCTTTCCACGTACCTCTCATCGCCCACGACGGCCGATGCGCGTAACGGCCAGGGCGTGAGCTATAACATGTACCACACGCCGGTTCCGCTCAATTATCAGTGGCAGTTACAGTTGCAGCGGCAAATCGGGCAGAACTACGCGGCCTCGCTGGCCTATGTAGGCAACCATGGTGAGAACCTGCCTTTCCCGGTGGATATCAACCAGGTGCCGGAGTCGAAGCTGGGCCCGAACGACTATCCGAACGGTCAGCCGTATCCGCTCTATCAGCAGATCACTGGCAGCACCAACAATGCTGTCTCCAACTACAACGCGCTGCAGGCGGAACTGCGCAAGCGCATGACGGATGGTTTTGAGTTCGACGTGAACTACACGTGGTCGCACTTCCTTGACGATCAGGACTCGTCGGGCTGGGGCAGCCGCGGTGGCTACCAGAACTATCAGAATGCGTTTGATCCTTCCGCCAACTACAGCAACTCGAACTTTGACATTCGCAATATGTTCAAGGGGCAGGCCATCTACCAGTTGCCGTTCGGCCGCGGCCGAGCCTTCCTGAACAAGAGTGCCTTGCTCGATGAAGTGGTGGGCGGATGGCAGACCTCATTCACCTTTGTGGTGCAGAGCGGCAACCCGATCAGCCTCACGACCGGTAAGAACAACTCGTCCTACAACCAGTCGGGTGATTACACGCAGTTTCCCAATCTGGTTGGAAACTACCGCTTGCAGGGCAGCACGAAGTCACGCCTGAAGGAGTGGTATAACCTGAATGCCTTCGCGGTGCCTGCAAATGGGACTTACGGCAACTTCCGCAGGAATATCATCACAGGCCCTGGCCTCAGCGAGCTGAATGCTTCTCTGGGCAAGACCTTTGACCTGTGGCCTTCGCGCAATGTGAAGTTTGAACTGCGCTGCGATGCTACTAACGTGCTCAACCATGCGAGCTTTGGCCAGCCGGGCAACAATGCCATCGGCAAAGACCAGTCGGCTCAAATCACGGGCACAACCATTGGCGGACGTCAGGTGGAACTCTACGGACGTATCTCCTTCTAA
- a CDS encoding VWA domain-containing protein: protein MRSVSRHLLAAAAPFVAAFVIAWALSGPGAMGQIIDSPDAPPVSTAPPTPATANEKPVTTLKVNVDLVNFYFTARGKHGQLIDDLTREDCSLYENKQPQKIKSWTANANQPLTLGILLDTSGSQQDVLPLEKQSASKFLRDVLRPKDQAFVLTFDVDVNLAQDFTNDIPLLDHALQQAQINTAGGGGSGGIPGLGQGPVPTVGDPKGTVLYDAVAQAANDKLREQTGRKALILLTDGEDLGSATKPLQAIADAQKANTIVYVILIADRGFYGGYTFGYTGDAQMRRLAEATGGRMINVGNNGAKLTAAFKEIARELRTQYAVSYTPANRTMDGKFRKVEIACRLLGVKIDARQGYYALPTMGN from the coding sequence ATGAGGTCTGTTTCACGTCACTTGCTGGCTGCTGCCGCGCCCTTCGTGGCGGCATTCGTGATCGCGTGGGCGCTTTCTGGGCCGGGCGCCATGGGGCAGATCATCGACTCGCCTGACGCGCCGCCGGTCAGCACCGCGCCGCCCACCCCGGCTACAGCGAACGAAAAGCCGGTCACGACCCTCAAGGTGAACGTGGACCTGGTGAATTTTTACTTCACTGCGCGCGGCAAGCATGGGCAGCTCATCGACGATCTGACCCGCGAAGACTGCTCGCTCTATGAAAACAAGCAGCCGCAGAAGATCAAGAGCTGGACGGCCAACGCCAACCAGCCGCTCACGCTGGGCATTCTGCTCGACACCAGCGGCAGCCAGCAGGATGTGCTGCCGCTCGAGAAGCAGTCGGCCTCGAAGTTTCTGCGCGATGTGCTGCGGCCCAAAGACCAGGCCTTCGTACTGACCTTTGATGTAGACGTGAATCTGGCGCAGGACTTTACGAACGACATTCCACTGCTCGATCATGCGCTGCAGCAGGCCCAGATCAACACGGCGGGCGGCGGCGGCTCGGGAGGCATTCCGGGACTCGGGCAGGGACCGGTGCCGACGGTGGGCGACCCCAAGGGCACGGTGCTCTATGACGCCGTGGCGCAGGCCGCCAACGACAAGCTGCGCGAGCAGACCGGGCGCAAGGCCCTCATTCTGCTCACGGATGGCGAAGACCTGGGCAGCGCCACCAAGCCGCTGCAGGCCATTGCCGATGCCCAGAAGGCCAACACCATCGTCTACGTGATTCTGATCGCTGATCGAGGTTTTTATGGCGGCTACACCTTCGGCTACACCGGCGACGCCCAGATGCGCCGCCTGGCCGAAGCTACCGGCGGGCGCATGATCAATGTGGGCAACAACGGCGCGAAGCTCACCGCCGCTTTTAAGGAGATTGCCCGCGAGTTGCGCACCCAGTACGCGGTGAGCTACACCCCGGCGAACAGGACGATGGACGGCAAATTTCGCAAGGTGGAGATCGCCTGCCGGCTGCTTGGGGTGAAGATCGACGCCCGCCAGGGCTACTACGCGCTTCCAACCATGGGGAATTAG
- a CDS encoding VWA domain-containing protein, which translates to MGFALSFLLLGGAATAQQQQTVPNAPAPQAASSQTNNLQQLTDQMAPGKGIPAPAAQNSSPNAPAPQAQDQQDQAPAPTGDAQQQTPPEIPPKQSGYVLRVPVTYVNVPVTVLDKHGHPVAGLTWRQFRVFEDGVRQHISYFTPDPYAMSVVFVVDQTLPSDVMRKINQSIDTVTAGLAPYDSAAVVTYSGTGPKLATNFTAATSSRLIAAINASKRSGERMGVPSIGGPMMSGPTINGQQVDPNLAPQRGNSGFLMVPKQTHPLNDAILYAANLLASQPRGRKRVIYVISDGRESRSQASYREVVRFLLTNNISVYGTLVGDASIWGVGFLDKVHLPLVPPEDVLPKYCVATGGEVDSEFTENGMQQSFSRILSTVRGQYTLMYISHKSTLSGKYRSIDVRVEGIPGLTILAKRGYYPSASMNQ; encoded by the coding sequence TTGGGTTTCGCTTTATCATTCCTCCTCTTAGGGGGAGCAGCTACCGCACAACAGCAGCAAACGGTTCCGAATGCGCCAGCTCCACAGGCTGCGTCGAGCCAGACGAACAATCTGCAGCAGCTTACCGATCAGATGGCTCCCGGCAAGGGCATTCCCGCACCGGCCGCGCAGAACTCCTCGCCAAACGCTCCAGCCCCTCAGGCTCAAGATCAGCAGGATCAGGCTCCCGCCCCGACCGGCGACGCCCAGCAGCAGACGCCGCCTGAGATTCCGCCCAAGCAGTCTGGCTATGTCCTGAGGGTTCCTGTCACCTATGTGAACGTTCCGGTCACCGTGCTCGACAAGCATGGGCACCCGGTCGCAGGTCTCACCTGGCGTCAGTTCCGTGTCTTTGAAGACGGCGTGCGTCAGCACATCAGCTATTTCACTCCAGACCCTTATGCCATGTCGGTAGTCTTCGTTGTCGATCAGACCTTGCCCAGCGACGTAATGCGCAAGATCAATCAGAGCATCGATACCGTCACGGCGGGCCTGGCTCCTTATGACTCTGCGGCCGTGGTCACCTACAGCGGCACCGGACCGAAGCTGGCCACCAACTTTACTGCGGCAACCAGCTCGCGCCTGATCGCAGCCATCAATGCCTCCAAGCGCTCCGGCGAGCGCATGGGCGTGCCTTCCATCGGCGGTCCCATGATGTCCGGCCCTACCATCAATGGCCAGCAGGTGGACCCCAACCTGGCGCCTCAGCGTGGCAACAGCGGCTTCCTCATGGTGCCCAAGCAGACGCACCCCCTCAATGACGCCATTCTTTACGCCGCCAATCTGCTGGCCAGCCAGCCGCGCGGCCGCAAGCGCGTCATCTATGTCATCAGCGACGGCAGGGAGTCGCGCAGCCAGGCATCCTACCGCGAGGTCGTCCGCTTCCTGCTCACCAACAACATCTCGGTGTACGGCACGCTGGTGGGCGACGCCTCCATCTGGGGCGTGGGCTTTCTCGACAAGGTTCACCTGCCGCTCGTGCCACCTGAGGACGTGCTGCCCAAGTACTGCGTAGCCACCGGCGGCGAAGTCGACAGCGAATTCACCGAGAACGGTATGCAGCAGAGCTTCTCGCGCATTCTCAGCACTGTGCGCGGTCAGTACACGCTCATGTACATCAGCCACAAATCCACACTCTCCGGCAAATACCGCTCCATCGATGTGCGTGTCGAGGGCATTCCCGGGCTGACCATTCTGGCCAAGCGCGGATACTATCCCTCGGCCAGCATGAACCAGTGA
- a CDS encoding DMT family transporter, whose product MSLSAAAQANLLGLGAALTWGISDFCGGLATKRAFPALVVGLSHTLSLLTVLAFLAASGPLSPSASTIQYGLLSGVAGGIGLMLFYAALALGPMGLNSALTGVITAVLPVVYSWFHAAHPSPAEWAGFALAIVAIWMIAYTPGGRPHPRGLALAVGAGIGFGFLLIFLEKAGSQSVGWALACSRMASASIAGTLAIFTLVRRKGRAFSTFAIDEHPAPRRRWLVFLPLVITASLLEVSGNFFYTVASVVGRLDVAAVLSSLYPGFTILLAAWLLRERTTRTQALGMALALGAVVLISV is encoded by the coding sequence GTGAGCCTTTCCGCTGCCGCCCAGGCTAATCTGCTTGGCCTGGGCGCCGCGCTCACCTGGGGCATCTCTGACTTCTGCGGCGGCCTCGCCACCAAGCGCGCTTTTCCAGCCCTTGTCGTCGGCCTCAGTCACACCCTCAGCCTGCTCACCGTTCTTGCATTTCTGGCTGCGTCCGGCCCACTCTCTCCATCCGCTTCCACCATTCAATACGGATTGCTCAGCGGCGTTGCCGGCGGCATCGGACTGATGCTCTTCTACGCAGCGCTGGCGCTCGGCCCCATGGGGCTGAACTCCGCCCTCACAGGAGTAATCACCGCGGTTCTCCCGGTCGTCTACTCCTGGTTCCACGCCGCACACCCGTCCCCGGCAGAGTGGGCCGGCTTTGCCCTCGCCATCGTCGCCATCTGGATGATCGCCTACACGCCCGGCGGCCGCCCGCATCCGCGCGGTCTGGCGCTCGCCGTTGGCGCGGGCATTGGCTTCGGCTTCCTGCTCATCTTCCTCGAGAAGGCGGGCAGCCAGAGCGTGGGCTGGGCACTGGCCTGCTCGCGTATGGCCAGCGCCAGCATCGCAGGCACGCTTGCCATCTTCACGCTCGTTCGCCGCAAGGGGCGCGCCTTTTCGACCTTTGCCATTGATGAACACCCCGCTCCGCGCCGCCGCTGGCTCGTCTTTCTGCCGCTGGTGATCACGGCGAGTCTGCTCGAAGTCTCCGGCAACTTCTTCTACACTGTCGCCTCGGTGGTCGGCCGGCTGGACGTGGCCGCCGTACTCTCCTCGCTCTACCCCGGCTTCACGATTCTGTTGGCGGCGTGGCTGCTGCGCGAGCGCACCACGCGCACGCAGGCCCTCGGCATGGCGTTGGCGCTCGGCGCAGTGGTGCTGATTTCCGTCTAG
- a CDS encoding NAD(P)-dependent alcohol dehydrogenase: MTQSRGYAAQSATTPLAPYQFQRRDPKGRDVVVEIMYCGVCHSDIHSARNEWKNAVYPMVPGHEIIGRVTAVGSEVTRFKVGELVGVGVIVDSCRSCPSCKAGEEQYCDNGATLTYGVTDRHGDITYGGYSNNIVVDEHFVLKVSEKLNPAAVAPLLCAGITTYSPLRHWKVGPGMKVGIVGLGGLGHMALKFAHSFGAHTVQFTTSESKIEDAKRLGADEVVISKDANAMKKQASSFDFILDTVSAPHDINALLQLLKRDATYAQVGLPDTPPTLFMGDLIFKRRNMSGSIIGGMAETQEMLDYCAEKGIVSEIEMTSIDKINEAFERVVKADVKYRFVIDMATLK, from the coding sequence ATGACTCAGTCCCGTGGCTATGCCGCTCAGAGCGCAACCACTCCTCTTGCGCCTTATCAGTTTCAGCGCCGCGACCCGAAGGGCCGCGACGTGGTGGTGGAAATCATGTATTGCGGAGTGTGCCACTCCGACATTCACTCGGCCCGCAACGAGTGGAAGAATGCCGTGTACCCGATGGTTCCGGGGCACGAGATCATTGGCCGCGTGACGGCCGTGGGCAGCGAGGTTACTCGCTTCAAGGTCGGGGAACTGGTGGGCGTGGGCGTGATTGTGGACTCCTGCCGGAGCTGCCCAAGCTGCAAGGCCGGGGAAGAGCAGTATTGCGACAACGGCGCGACGCTGACCTATGGCGTCACTGACCGCCATGGAGACATTACTTACGGCGGCTACTCCAACAATATTGTGGTGGATGAGCACTTTGTGCTGAAGGTGTCAGAGAAGCTGAATCCGGCGGCGGTGGCTCCTCTGCTGTGCGCGGGCATCACAACCTATTCGCCGCTGCGCCACTGGAAAGTGGGCCCCGGCATGAAGGTGGGCATCGTCGGCCTGGGCGGACTGGGGCACATGGCGCTCAAGTTTGCGCACTCCTTTGGCGCGCACACCGTACAGTTCACCACTTCGGAATCGAAGATTGAAGATGCCAAGCGCCTGGGTGCCGATGAGGTGGTGATCTCAAAGGACGCCAACGCGATGAAGAAGCAGGCCAGCAGCTTTGACTTCATCCTGGATACGGTTTCGGCTCCGCATGACATCAATGCGCTGCTGCAGTTGCTGAAGCGCGATGCCACCTATGCGCAGGTGGGCCTGCCGGATACGCCTCCGACGCTGTTCATGGGCGACCTGATCTTCAAGCGCCGCAACATGTCGGGCTCCATTATCGGCGGCATGGCCGAGACGCAGGAAATGCTCGACTATTGTGCCGAGAAGGGCATCGTGTCGGAGATTGAGATGACCTCCATCGACAAGATCAACGAGGCCTTTGAGCGGGTGGTGAAGGCAGATGTGAAGTACCGCTTCGTGATCGATATGGCGACGCTCAAGTAA
- a CDS encoding VIT1/CCC1 transporter family protein, with translation MPDTRSTDARQRELLRALNANWQAEIEGLRTYQTLAEREQDPLRKRTLEHLAEAEGIHASLWEKRIQDLGGDPPVYKGKATGRADSLANRLGGPKMTLRRLEIDESRDIARYAQQLKDLGDEPSIAILKRVIDDEEEHYRELSDLIRNRYPRQATESTPKDARLQLDELLAKRANSGRRTAGWIGDAIYGVNDGLGAIFGIVSGVSGATLGNSEAVLLAGIAGMIASALSMGSGAYLAAKSEREIYEAEVSRERDAIQTNGPEARELLSLYYQVKGLPEEDADRVVDHIAKDSEQFLRAIASERLNSTEDALSNPLTSAVSGALSTAVGSIIPIIPFFFMSGYPAVIASAIISLAAHFAVGAAKSLITVRSWWSSGLEMTLVGAIEGAVTYAIGIGLGHIHV, from the coding sequence ATGCCAGACACCCGCTCCACCGACGCCCGTCAGCGAGAACTACTGCGCGCCCTGAACGCCAACTGGCAGGCCGAGATTGAGGGCCTGCGCACCTACCAGACCCTGGCCGAGCGCGAGCAGGACCCGCTGCGCAAGCGCACGCTTGAGCATCTGGCCGAGGCCGAAGGCATCCACGCCAGCCTGTGGGAAAAGCGCATTCAGGATCTCGGCGGCGACCCGCCCGTCTACAAGGGCAAGGCCACCGGCCGCGCCGACAGCCTCGCCAACCGCCTCGGCGGACCCAAGATGACGCTGCGGCGCCTTGAAATCGACGAGAGCCGCGACATCGCCCGCTACGCGCAGCAGCTCAAAGATCTGGGCGATGAGCCGAGCATCGCCATCCTCAAGCGCGTCATCGACGACGAAGAGGAGCACTACCGCGAGCTCAGCGATCTCATCCGCAACCGCTATCCCAGGCAGGCCACCGAAAGCACGCCTAAAGACGCGCGGCTGCAGCTCGATGAGCTGCTGGCCAAGCGCGCCAACTCCGGCCGCCGCACCGCCGGCTGGATCGGCGACGCCATCTACGGCGTCAATGACGGCCTCGGCGCGATTTTCGGCATCGTCTCCGGCGTCTCCGGCGCAACCCTCGGCAACAGCGAGGCCGTGCTGCTGGCCGGTATCGCCGGCATGATCGCCAGCGCGCTCTCCATGGGCTCAGGCGCTTATCTCGCCGCCAAGAGCGAGCGCGAAATCTACGAGGCCGAGGTCTCCCGCGAGCGAGACGCCATCCAGACCAACGGGCCCGAGGCCCGCGAGCTGCTCTCGCTCTACTACCAGGTCAAGGGCTTGCCGGAAGAAGACGCCGACCGCGTTGTCGATCACATTGCCAAAGACTCCGAGCAGTTTCTGCGCGCCATCGCCAGCGAGCGCCTCAACTCTACTGAAGACGCGCTGAGCAACCCGCTCACCTCCGCCGTCTCCGGCGCGCTCTCCACGGCCGTCGGCTCTATCATCCCGATCATCCCGTTCTTTTTCATGAGCGGATACCCGGCTGTGATTGCCTCCGCCATCATCTCGCTCGCCGCTCACTTCGCCGTGGGCGCGGCCAAATCACTCATCACCGTGCGCTCGTGGTGGAGCAGCGGCCTTGAGATGACGCTGGTCGGCGCGATCGAGGGCGCGGTCACCTACGCCATCGGCATCGGCCTCGGCCACATTCACGTTTAG
- a CDS encoding prephenate dehydrogenase has product MTIERIAILGTGLIGASAGMALRLHGFQGSITGWDPRPEEAATAQRVGAIGEIATDAVTLAKSSDVVVLAGPVLTMLDWLERLAPVLGPHQLVTDVGSVKGALCRQAAGHYNGPAQPGFLPGHPMAGKEVGGAANADGHLFQDAVWIFTDPAEAAERSPQAQALALEWRGWIAKFGCRVLDMDPTRHDVLCAWISHLPQMLSTALSSLLEEQFETNADLLPIGGRALREMTRLGASPFSMWRDIAQTNTDAIAHSLLALEQRLAHLRENLKTPELRAEFEQANRFRLAQPKK; this is encoded by the coding sequence ATGACTATCGAACGCATCGCCATTCTGGGAACGGGGCTCATTGGAGCCTCCGCCGGAATGGCGTTGCGTTTGCACGGCTTTCAAGGTTCGATTACTGGATGGGATCCCCGGCCCGAGGAGGCTGCCACCGCGCAACGCGTGGGCGCAATCGGCGAAATTGCAACCGACGCGGTGACATTAGCGAAATCGAGCGATGTGGTGGTGCTGGCCGGGCCAGTGCTCACGATGCTGGACTGGCTGGAAAGGCTGGCTCCGGTGCTGGGGCCCCATCAACTGGTGACCGATGTGGGCAGCGTGAAGGGCGCGCTATGCCGCCAGGCAGCGGGCCACTACAACGGCCCCGCACAGCCTGGATTTTTGCCCGGGCACCCCATGGCGGGCAAGGAAGTGGGCGGCGCGGCGAATGCGGACGGGCATCTGTTTCAAGATGCGGTGTGGATCTTTACCGATCCGGCCGAGGCGGCCGAACGCAGCCCGCAGGCGCAGGCCCTGGCGCTGGAATGGCGCGGCTGGATTGCGAAATTCGGCTGCCGCGTGCTCGACATGGACCCCACGCGCCATGACGTGCTGTGTGCGTGGATCAGCCATTTGCCGCAAATGCTCTCGACCGCGCTGAGTTCGCTGCTCGAGGAGCAGTTTGAGACCAACGCCGATCTGCTGCCGATTGGCGGCCGCGCGCTGCGCGAGATGACGCGGCTCGGTGCGAGCCCCTTCTCCATGTGGCGCGACATTGCGCAGACCAATACCGATGCCATCGCCCATTCGCTGCTCGCACTGGAGCAGCGGCTGGCCCACCTGCGAGAAAATCTCAAGACGCCCGAGTTGCGCGCGGAGTTTGAGCAGGCCAACCGCTTCCGGCTGGCCCAGCCCAAAAAGTAA
- the aroF gene encoding 3-deoxy-7-phosphoheptulonate synthase, with amino-acid sequence MIVAMAQTATEEEIQYVMSRMMDLGFNVHRTTGTVQTVLAGVGTPIVFDVKDFEVMKGVAEAVRITSPYKLAGRMWKPEGTVVRFANGVEVGGKEVVVMAGPCSVESREQIFTAAAQVKASGAKFLRGGAFKPRSSPYSFQGMGLEGLKLLREVGDATGLLIISEVMEISQIELMMPYVDVFQIGARNMQNFNLLREIGQVRKPTLLKRGIAATIEELLLSAEYILAGGNYDVMLCERGIRTFETYTRNTMDISAIPVIKTLSHLPMLGDPSHGVGRRDKVPPMARAAVAAGADGLLIEVHPNPDKAVSDGAQTLFPEQFEKLMEELRMIAPAVGRKIG; translated from the coding sequence ATGATAGTTGCAATGGCGCAAACTGCCACCGAAGAAGAGATTCAATATGTGATGAGCCGCATGATGGACCTGGGGTTCAACGTGCATCGCACCACCGGAACTGTGCAAACGGTACTTGCTGGCGTGGGCACGCCGATTGTCTTTGACGTGAAGGACTTTGAAGTGATGAAGGGCGTGGCCGAGGCCGTGCGCATCACCTCACCCTACAAGCTGGCCGGGCGCATGTGGAAGCCCGAGGGCACGGTGGTTCGCTTTGCCAACGGCGTCGAGGTGGGCGGCAAGGAAGTCGTGGTGATGGCCGGCCCGTGCTCGGTCGAGAGCCGCGAGCAGATCTTCACGGCGGCGGCGCAGGTGAAGGCCTCGGGCGCGAAGTTTCTGCGCGGAGGCGCGTTCAAGCCGCGCAGCTCGCCCTACTCCTTTCAGGGCATGGGCCTCGAAGGCCTGAAGCTGCTGCGCGAGGTGGGCGACGCGACCGGGCTGCTGATTATCAGCGAGGTCATGGAGATTTCGCAGATCGAGCTGATGATGCCCTACGTCGATGTCTTTCAGATTGGCGCGCGCAACATGCAGAACTTCAATCTGCTGCGCGAGATTGGCCAGGTGCGCAAGCCCACGCTGTTGAAGCGCGGCATCGCGGCGACCATTGAGGAGCTGCTGCTCTCGGCCGAGTACATTCTGGCCGGCGGCAACTATGACGTGATGCTGTGCGAGCGCGGCATTCGCACCTTTGAAACTTACACGCGCAACACGATGGACATCTCGGCGATTCCGGTCATCAAGACGCTCTCGCATCTGCCGATGCTGGGCGACCCTTCGCACGGCGTGGGCCGGCGCGACAAGGTGCCACCGATGGCCCGGGCCGCGGTGGCCGCAGGCGCGGATGGCCTGCTGATCGAGGTGCATCCCAACCCGGACAAGGCCGTCTCCGATGGTGCGCAGACACTCTTTCCTGAGCAGTTTGAAAAGCTCATGGAAGAATTGCGCATGATCGCCCCTGCCGTGGGGCGTAAGATCGGGTAG